The following proteins are co-located in the Deltaproteobacteria bacterium genome:
- a CDS encoding AzlC family ABC transporter permease translates to MDELGKFSPEIKHILARGIKASWPICLGYIPIGLAFGVLAQKAGLSPLEIGLMSLFVFAGSSQFIAVSMMGSGAGFLAIVLTTFSVNLRHLLMSSSLARYLGHPGRRWVSLFAYGVTDESFAVNLTKFLEGDWHWREALVLNHTANLAWIGSTVLGGVGGRFIPEGAFGIDYALTAMFLCLLVFQLRGKLFVLTAILSGVFSVVLALRIPGNSHIVIASMLSAALGVLLKRGHLRIRKSQSKAGAASVSNCTHSERDRYEK, encoded by the coding sequence ATGGATGAATTGGGAAAATTTTCTCCGGAGATCAAACACATCTTAGCCCGGGGAATCAAGGCCTCATGGCCCATTTGCCTCGGGTACATCCCCATCGGGTTGGCCTTCGGCGTGCTGGCCCAGAAGGCAGGCTTGAGCCCCCTGGAAATCGGGCTCATGTCTCTATTCGTTTTTGCCGGGAGTTCTCAGTTCATCGCAGTTTCGATGATGGGCTCCGGGGCGGGGTTTTTGGCCATAGTTCTTACGACCTTTTCCGTAAACCTGAGGCATCTCCTCATGAGTTCCTCTTTAGCCCGGTATTTAGGGCATCCCGGAAGACGTTGGGTTTCCCTTTTCGCATACGGAGTGACGGATGAGAGCTTTGCCGTAAATCTCACGAAGTTCCTTGAAGGGGATTGGCACTGGCGTGAAGCACTGGTCCTCAATCACACGGCGAACCTTGCCTGGATAGGCAGCACCGTTCTGGGGGGAGTCGGGGGTCGATTCATTCCCGAAGGGGCCTTCGGCATCGACTATGCCCTGACTGCCATGTTCCTCTGCCTCCTTGTTTTTCAACTCAGGGGCAAACTTTTTGTTCTGACGGCCATACTCTCAGGCGTCTTCTCCGTGGTCCTGGCTCTCCGAATCCCGGGAAATTCCCACATAGTAATCGCGTCCATGCTTTCCGCTGCCCTTGGGGTCCTTTTAAAGCGAGGGCACCTTAGGATAAGGAAA